In a single window of the Neodiprion virginianus isolate iyNeoVirg1 chromosome 1, iyNeoVirg1.1, whole genome shotgun sequence genome:
- the LOC124296779 gene encoding uncharacterized protein LOC124296779, whose product MDRTRVLDLSRPRLDSTNEVIDLTGDSPVMNSVQPRIMHTRSIMQRPLRTPLTYHLLRHLGTSESPPNMPRNMSNFEGHIPISQNNLEDLTRPPRDVINFQRRLLPPQEPTSLPRFMPQLHLYPSYTEGIYTPDDPFIQVIDPEEPQSAVNSIANEEEFRDINSSPPFEEYSTTVPCINDSSSGEQTVLSCPICFEPLCAQQKPMTTTCGHIFCAMCLKKTLHGSRNKTCPKCNAPVKIKSCIRLYF is encoded by the exons ATGGACAGAACAAGGGTATTAGATTTGTCACGCCCACGACTAGATTCCACGAATGAAGTTATTGACCTGACTGGTGATTCTCCGGTTATGAATTCAGTGCAACCGAGAATTATGCATACTCGTAGTATCATGCAAAGACCATTACGAACACCATTAACGTACCACTTGCTGAGACATTTAGGGACATCTGAAAGTCCACCTAATATGCCAAGAAACATGTCTAACTTTGAAGGACACATACCAATATCTCAGAATAATCTTGAGGATCTAACCAGACCGCCGCGAGATGTTATCAATTTCCAAAGGCGCTTGTTGCCACCCCAGGAGCCAACAAGTCTTCCAAGATTTATGCCTCAGCTTCATCTCTATCCATCTTATACAGAAGGAATTTACACGCCGGATGATCCCTTCATTCA aGTTATTGACCCAGAAGAACCTCAATCAGCAGTTAATTCAATTGCTAATGAAGAAGAGTTCAGAGACATCAACAGTTCACCACCATTTGAAGAATATAGCACAACTGTACCCTGCATAAATGATTCCTCCAGCGGAGAACAAACTGTTTTAAGTTGCCCAATTTGTTTTGAACCATTATGTGCACAGCAAAAACCAATGACTACAACATGTGGGCATATATTTTGCGCAATGTGCCTGAAAAAGACACTCCACGGATCTAGAAATAAAACTTGTCCTAAATGTAATGCACCCGTTAAGATTAAATCTTGTATCAGACTTTATTTTTGA
- the LOC124310207 gene encoding histone chaperone asf1 — MAKVQLANVAVLDNPSPFLNPFQFEVTFECIEELKEDLEWKMIYVGSAESEEFDQVLDTIYVGPIPEGRHMFVFQADPPDVSRIPVNDALGVTVVLLTCSYRGHEFVRVGYFINNDYTDTELRENPPTQPLFEKVQRNILGDKPRVTRFKINWDDGVNSTSANVSDSMAEQTMEETTQDTPSSTLGFTENTQNSMEVM, encoded by the exons atggCCAAGGTACAACTCGCTAATGTAGCCGTTTTGGATAATCCTTCGCCTTTCTTGAATCCTTTCCAATTTGAAGTTACTTTCGAATGCATCGAAGAACTGAAAGAAG atTTGGAATGGAAAATGATCTATGTTGGTAGTGCAGAGTCGGAAGAATTTGATCAGGTTCTCGATACAATTTACGTGGGACCCATTCCTGAGGGAAGACATATGTTTGTTTTTCAG GCGGACCCACCAGATGTCAGTCGAATTCCTGTAAATGACGCCTTAGGAGTGACTGTGGTTCTTTTAACGTGTTCATACCGGGGTCATGAATTTGTTCGTGTTGGTTACTTTATCAACAATGATTACACAGACACAGAATTGCGTGAAAATCCTCCCACCCAACCCCTGTTTGAGAAAGTTCAGAGAAATATACTTGGTGACAAACCACGAGTGACCcggttcaaaataaattggGACGATGGAGTGAATTCAACTAGTGCCAATGTCTCCGATAGTATGGCAGAGCAAACAATGGAAGAAACTACGCAAGATACCCCGTCGTCTACCTTAGGTTTCACAGAAAACACACAAAACAGTATGGAAGTGATGTGA